In Lonchura striata isolate bLonStr1 chromosome 18, bLonStr1.mat, whole genome shotgun sequence, one genomic interval encodes:
- the TOP3B gene encoding DNA topoisomerase 3-beta-1 isoform X1, with protein sequence MRTVLMVAEKPSLAQSIAKILSRGNMSSRKGLNGACSVHEYTGSFIGQSAHFKMTSVCGHVMTLDFIGKYNSWDKVDPAELFSKAPTEKKEANPKLTMVKFLQVEGRGCDCIVLWLDCDKEGENICFEVLDAVLPVMNKPRGTERTIYRAKFSSITDTDICNAMNHLGEPNRNEALSVDARQELDLRIGCAFTRFQTKYFQGKYGNLDSSLISFGPCQTPTLGFCVERHDKIQSFKPETYWVLQAKVNPEKESSLTLDWDRVRVFDREVAQMFLNITKMAKEAKVESVSKKEKVKQRPLALNTVEMLRVASAALGMGPQHAMQIAERLYTQGYISYPRTETTHYPENFDLKGCLRQQANNPYWAETVKVLLSEGINRPRKGHDAGDHPPITPMRAATEAELGGDGWRLYEYITRHFIATVSADCKYLQTTISFSIGPERFTCVGKVVTSPGFTEIMPWHSIPLEESLPHCEKGDLFPIGEIKLLEKQTSPPDYLTEAELITLMEKHGIGTDASIPVHINNICQRNYVTVETGRRLKPTNLGIVLVHGYYKIDAELVLPTIRSAVEKQLNLIALGKANYHQVLEHTLDIFKRKFHYFVDSIAGMDELMEVSFSPLAATGKPLSRCGKCHRFMKYIQAKPSRLHCSHCDDTYSLPQNGTIKLYKELRCPLDDFELVLWSSGSRGKSYPLCPYCYNHPPFRDMKKGMGCNECTHPTCQHSLSMLGIGQCVECENGVLVLDSTSGPKWKMACNKCNVVVHFFENAHKVRVSPETCDLCEAALVDVDFNKAKSPLPGDETQHSGCVFCDPVFQDLVELKHAAMRHPMHRGGQGKRQGRGRGKGRRPGGRLNPKKPKDKMAALAAYFV encoded by the exons ATGAGGACCGTGCTGATGGTGGCGGAGAAGCCGTCGCTGGCGCAGTCCATCGCCAAGATCCTCTCCAGAG GGAACATGTCCTCTCGCAAGGGACTCAACGGTGCGTGCTCTGTGCACGAGTACACCGGGTCCTTCATAGGACAGAGCGCCCACTTCAAGATGACATCGGTGTGTGGTCACGTCATGACTTTGGATTTCATAG GAAAATATAACAGCTGGGACAAAGTGGATCCAGCAGAACTTTTTAGTAAAGCTcccacagaaaagaaagaagctaATCCCAAACTGACCATGGTGAAATTTTTACAG GTggagggaagaggctgtgattGTATTGTCTTGTGGTTGGATTGTGAtaaggaaggagaaaacatCTGTTTTGAA GTTCTTGATGCTGTTCTTCCTGTCATGAACAAGCCTCGTGGCACGGAGAGGACGATTTACAGAGCTAAATTCAGCTCCATCACCGACACAGACATCTGCAATGCCATGAATCACTTGGGAGAGCCCAATCGCAACGAAGCTCTGTCCGTGGATGCTCGCCAGGAGCTGGATCTGAGGATTGGCTGTGCCTTCACAAG GTTCCAGACTAAATATTTTCAGGGGAAATATGGGAATTTAGACAGCTCCCTCATCTCCTTTGGGCCATGTCAGACCCCAACACTTGGATTCTGTGTTGAGAGGCATGACAAAATCCAGTCATTTAAGCCTGAGACTTACTGGGTGTTGCAAGCTAAA GTGAACCCTGAAAAAGAAAGTTCTCTCACTTTGGATTGGGATAGAGTGAGGGTGTTTGATCGTGAGGTTGCTCAAATGTTCCTGAATATAACAAAGATGGCAAAGGAAGCAAAG GTAGAATCTGTGAGTAAAAAAGAGAAGGTGAAGCAGAGACCACTGGCTCTGAATACAGTAGAAATGCTCCGAGTGGCCAGTGCTGCTTTAG GAATGGGTCCCCAACATGCCATGCAAATAGCAGAGCGTCTTTACACTCAGGGTTATATCAGCTACCCTCGAACAGAAACTACCCATTATCCAGAAAACTTTGACCTGAAAGGATGTTTGAGACAGCAAGCCAATAACCCTTACTGGGCAGAAACT GTAAAAGTATTGCTATCAGAAGGCATCAATCGTCCAAGGAAAGGCCATGATGCAGGAGACCATCCTCCCATCACACCAATGAGAGCTGCAACAGAAGCAGAATTAG GTGGAGATGGGTGGCGACTGTACGAGTACATAACTCGGCACTTCATTGCCACTGTCAGTGCTGACTGCAAGTACCTACAAACCACCATTTCCTTCAGTATTGGCCCTGAAAGATTTACCTGTGTTGGGAAGGTGGTAACTTCACCAG GGTTCACAGAAATTATGCCATGGCACAGCATCCCATTAGAAGAGAGCCTTCCCCACTGTGAGAAAGGAGATCTTTTTCCGATTGGTGAAATAAAGTTGCTGGAAAAGCAAACCAGCCCTCCTGATTACCTGACAGAAGCAGAATTGATCACTCTGATGGAAAAACATGGCATTG GAACTGATGCCAGTATTCCAGTCCACATTAACAACATTTGCCAGCGAAACTATGTCACAGTGGAGACTGGTCGAAGACTAAAGCCTACAAACCTTGGCATTGTTCTGGTTCATGGTTATTACAAAATAG ATGCAGAATTGGTTCTTCCTACAATCCGCAGTGCTGTAGAGAAGCAGCTCAACTTAATAGCTCTGGGTAAAGCAAATTATCATCAGGTCCTGGAGCATACCCttgacatttttaaaaggaaatttcaCTATTTTGTGGATTCTATTGCAG GTATGGATGAACTGATGGAAGTGTCTTTTTCACCCTTGGCTGCCACAGGCAAACCGCTTTCCCGCTGTGGTAAATGCCATCGTTTCATGAAGTATATTCAG GCCAAGCCGAGCCGCCTGCACTGCTCTCACTGTGATGACACCTACAGTCTCCCCCAGAATGGTACCATTAAACTCTACAAGGAGTTGCGTTGTCCCCTGGATGACTTTGAGCTGGTGCTGTGGTCATCTGGATCCAGGGGAAAGAGCTATCCATTGTGTCCATACTGTTACAATCATCCTCCCTTCAGGGACATGAAAAAAG GAATGGGCTGTAATGAGTGCACCCACCCCACGTGCCAGCATTCCCTTAGCATGCTTGGAATTGGGCAGTGCGTGGAGTGTGAGAACGGGGTTCTGGTGCTGGACTCCACGTCGGGCCCCAAGTGGAAGATGGCCTGCAACAAATGCAACGTGGTCGTGCACTTCTTCGAGAACGCCCACAAGGTCCGGGTGTCGCCCGAGACGTGCGACTTGTGTGAGGCGGCGCTCGTGGACGTGGATTTTAACAAAGCCAAATCTCCCTTACCTGGTGATGAGACCCAGCATTCAGGCTGTGTGTTCTGTGACCCCGTGTTTCAGGATCTGGTGGAGCTGAAACACGCAGCCATGAGGCACCCCATGCACCGTGGGGGACAAGGGAAGAGGCAAGGGCGGGGAAGGGGCAAAGGCCGGAGACCTGGAGGAAGACTCAACCCAAAGAAACCCAAGGACAAaatggcagctctggctgcttaCTTTGTATAA
- the TOP3B gene encoding DNA topoisomerase 3-beta-1 isoform X2: MVKFLQVEGRGCDCIVLWLDCDKEGENICFEVLDAVLPVMNKPRGTERTIYRAKFSSITDTDICNAMNHLGEPNRNEALSVDARQELDLRIGCAFTRFQTKYFQGKYGNLDSSLISFGPCQTPTLGFCVERHDKIQSFKPETYWVLQAKVNPEKESSLTLDWDRVRVFDREVAQMFLNITKMAKEAKVESVSKKEKVKQRPLALNTVEMLRVASAALGMGPQHAMQIAERLYTQGYISYPRTETTHYPENFDLKGCLRQQANNPYWAETVKVLLSEGINRPRKGHDAGDHPPITPMRAATEAELGGDGWRLYEYITRHFIATVSADCKYLQTTISFSIGPERFTCVGKVVTSPGFTEIMPWHSIPLEESLPHCEKGDLFPIGEIKLLEKQTSPPDYLTEAELITLMEKHGIGTDASIPVHINNICQRNYVTVETGRRLKPTNLGIVLVHGYYKIDAELVLPTIRSAVEKQLNLIALGKANYHQVLEHTLDIFKRKFHYFVDSIAGMDELMEVSFSPLAATGKPLSRCGKCHRFMKYIQAKPSRLHCSHCDDTYSLPQNGTIKLYKELRCPLDDFELVLWSSGSRGKSYPLCPYCYNHPPFRDMKKGMGCNECTHPTCQHSLSMLGIGQCVECENGVLVLDSTSGPKWKMACNKCNVVVHFFENAHKVRVSPETCDLCEAALVDVDFNKAKSPLPGDETQHSGCVFCDPVFQDLVELKHAAMRHPMHRGGQGKRQGRGRGKGRRPGGRLNPKKPKDKMAALAAYFV, translated from the exons ATGGTGAAATTTTTACAG GTggagggaagaggctgtgattGTATTGTCTTGTGGTTGGATTGTGAtaaggaaggagaaaacatCTGTTTTGAA GTTCTTGATGCTGTTCTTCCTGTCATGAACAAGCCTCGTGGCACGGAGAGGACGATTTACAGAGCTAAATTCAGCTCCATCACCGACACAGACATCTGCAATGCCATGAATCACTTGGGAGAGCCCAATCGCAACGAAGCTCTGTCCGTGGATGCTCGCCAGGAGCTGGATCTGAGGATTGGCTGTGCCTTCACAAG GTTCCAGACTAAATATTTTCAGGGGAAATATGGGAATTTAGACAGCTCCCTCATCTCCTTTGGGCCATGTCAGACCCCAACACTTGGATTCTGTGTTGAGAGGCATGACAAAATCCAGTCATTTAAGCCTGAGACTTACTGGGTGTTGCAAGCTAAA GTGAACCCTGAAAAAGAAAGTTCTCTCACTTTGGATTGGGATAGAGTGAGGGTGTTTGATCGTGAGGTTGCTCAAATGTTCCTGAATATAACAAAGATGGCAAAGGAAGCAAAG GTAGAATCTGTGAGTAAAAAAGAGAAGGTGAAGCAGAGACCACTGGCTCTGAATACAGTAGAAATGCTCCGAGTGGCCAGTGCTGCTTTAG GAATGGGTCCCCAACATGCCATGCAAATAGCAGAGCGTCTTTACACTCAGGGTTATATCAGCTACCCTCGAACAGAAACTACCCATTATCCAGAAAACTTTGACCTGAAAGGATGTTTGAGACAGCAAGCCAATAACCCTTACTGGGCAGAAACT GTAAAAGTATTGCTATCAGAAGGCATCAATCGTCCAAGGAAAGGCCATGATGCAGGAGACCATCCTCCCATCACACCAATGAGAGCTGCAACAGAAGCAGAATTAG GTGGAGATGGGTGGCGACTGTACGAGTACATAACTCGGCACTTCATTGCCACTGTCAGTGCTGACTGCAAGTACCTACAAACCACCATTTCCTTCAGTATTGGCCCTGAAAGATTTACCTGTGTTGGGAAGGTGGTAACTTCACCAG GGTTCACAGAAATTATGCCATGGCACAGCATCCCATTAGAAGAGAGCCTTCCCCACTGTGAGAAAGGAGATCTTTTTCCGATTGGTGAAATAAAGTTGCTGGAAAAGCAAACCAGCCCTCCTGATTACCTGACAGAAGCAGAATTGATCACTCTGATGGAAAAACATGGCATTG GAACTGATGCCAGTATTCCAGTCCACATTAACAACATTTGCCAGCGAAACTATGTCACAGTGGAGACTGGTCGAAGACTAAAGCCTACAAACCTTGGCATTGTTCTGGTTCATGGTTATTACAAAATAG ATGCAGAATTGGTTCTTCCTACAATCCGCAGTGCTGTAGAGAAGCAGCTCAACTTAATAGCTCTGGGTAAAGCAAATTATCATCAGGTCCTGGAGCATACCCttgacatttttaaaaggaaatttcaCTATTTTGTGGATTCTATTGCAG GTATGGATGAACTGATGGAAGTGTCTTTTTCACCCTTGGCTGCCACAGGCAAACCGCTTTCCCGCTGTGGTAAATGCCATCGTTTCATGAAGTATATTCAG GCCAAGCCGAGCCGCCTGCACTGCTCTCACTGTGATGACACCTACAGTCTCCCCCAGAATGGTACCATTAAACTCTACAAGGAGTTGCGTTGTCCCCTGGATGACTTTGAGCTGGTGCTGTGGTCATCTGGATCCAGGGGAAAGAGCTATCCATTGTGTCCATACTGTTACAATCATCCTCCCTTCAGGGACATGAAAAAAG GAATGGGCTGTAATGAGTGCACCCACCCCACGTGCCAGCATTCCCTTAGCATGCTTGGAATTGGGCAGTGCGTGGAGTGTGAGAACGGGGTTCTGGTGCTGGACTCCACGTCGGGCCCCAAGTGGAAGATGGCCTGCAACAAATGCAACGTGGTCGTGCACTTCTTCGAGAACGCCCACAAGGTCCGGGTGTCGCCCGAGACGTGCGACTTGTGTGAGGCGGCGCTCGTGGACGTGGATTTTAACAAAGCCAAATCTCCCTTACCTGGTGATGAGACCCAGCATTCAGGCTGTGTGTTCTGTGACCCCGTGTTTCAGGATCTGGTGGAGCTGAAACACGCAGCCATGAGGCACCCCATGCACCGTGGGGGACAAGGGAAGAGGCAAGGGCGGGGAAGGGGCAAAGGCCGGAGACCTGGAGGAAGACTCAACCCAAAGAAACCCAAGGACAAaatggcagctctggctgcttaCTTTGTATAA
- the PPM1F gene encoding protein phosphatase 1F, with amino-acid sequence MALEVGPCAAPLSSFLRDFPAPLGPGEPLPWSSAGSGALSRAEVPGALAERARSLLGSRDVSPLLAASLIHAAVDEVLQTDLTEFKLQNVEMEGEGDEERFTLLDGESLQRCFFNKLRDVCSEWQEQLPPLRPLARFLLVSIHAIRNARRKMEDRHVLLPEFNQLFGLSDDVDRAYFAVFDGHGGVDAANYSATHLHVNVGLHEEIVKNPAEALKCSFQKTDEMFLFKAKREKLRSGTTGVSALIVGNKLHIAWLGDSQVMLVQQGKAVTLMEPHKPEREDERTRIEALGGCVTYMDCWRVNGTLAVSRAIGDICQKPYVSGDADGDSFELTGSEDYLLLACDGFFDAIKPHEVVDLVLDHLMQTKGVGLKAAERLVAAAKENGSSDNITVLVVFLRDPQDILADCLRDSKSPRADGDAQSSPFDFLSCEGRATQ; translated from the exons atGGCGCTGGAAGTGGGGCCGTGCGCGGCTCCCCTGAGCTCCTTCCTGAGGGACTTCCCGGCGCCGCTGGGCCCGGGGGAGCCGCTGCCGTGGAGCTCCGCGGGGAGCGGCGCCCTGAGCAGGGCCGAGGTGCCGGGCGCGCTGGCCGAGCGAGCGAGGAGCCTCCTGGGCAGCAG AGATGTTTCACCACTTCTTGCAGCATCACTGATCCATGCTGCAGTTGATGAAGTTCTCCAAACAGACTTGACTGAATTTAAGCTGCAAAATGTGGAAATGGAGGGAGAAGGAGATGAGGAAAGGTTCACCT TGCTGGATGGGGAGTCGCTGCAGCGCTGCTTTTTTAACAAGCTGCGGGACGTGTGCTCCGAGTGGCAGGAGCAGTTGCCACCGCTGAGGCCCCTGGCGCGCTTCCTGCTGGTGTCCATCCACGCCATCCGCAACGCACGGCGCAAGATGGAGGATCGCCACGTCCTGCTCCCGGAGTTCAACCAGCTCTTTGGTCTCTCA GATGATGTTGATCGTGCTTACTTTGCGGTGTTTGATGGCCATGGTGGGGTGGATGCTGCCAATTACTCAGCAACCCACTTACACGTAAACGTTGGGTTACATGAAGAGATTGTTAAGAATCCAGCTGAGGCCTTGAAGTGCTCTTTCCAGAAGACAGatgaaatgtttcttttcaaaGCCAAAAGAGAG AAGCTGCGGAGTGGCACAACAGGTGTGTCTGCATTGATTGTAGGGAACAAACTGCACATAGCATGGCTGGGGGACTCTCAGGTGATGCTGGTGCAGCAAGGGAAAGCTGTGACATTAATGGAACCTCACAAACCAGAAAGAGAA GATGAGAGAACGAGGATTGAGGCTCTGGGTGGCTGTGTAACCTACATGGACTGCTGGCGGGTTAATGGTACCTTGGCTGTTTCCAGAGCAATTG GTGACATCTGCCAGAAGCCCTATGTCTCTGGTGATGCAGATGGTGATTCCTTTGAGCtgactggctcagaagattacCTGCTCCTTGCCTGTGATGGATTCTTTGATGCCATCAAGCCCCATGAGGTTGTAGACTTGGTGCTGGATCATTTGATGCAGACCAAAGGAGTGGGGCTCAAAGCAGCAGAGAGACTGGTGGCTGCTGCCAAGGAAAATGGATCCAGTGACAACATCACTGTTCTGGTGGTCTTCTTGAGGGATCCTCAGGACATCCTGGCAGACtgtctcagagactccaagagCCCTAGGGCTGATGGTGATGCTCAGAGTTCACCCTTTGACTTCCTCAGCTGCGAGGGAAGAGCCACACAGTGA